In Opitutaceae bacterium TAV5, one genomic interval encodes:
- a CDS encoding transposase IS4: MACDALGYPLGFILTGANVSDFDQCKPLLTKYLKPGAFAIMDKGYDSDAIRAYVNQLGGAAVIALHPSRSYKPPFDEHLYRERHRIENTFAKLKHYRRISTRYEKLHDSFAAMLSLACILLWLLA, encoded by the coding sequence ATGGCCTGCGATGCGCTCGGCTACCCGCTGGGCTTTATCCTCACCGGTGCCAACGTCTCCGACTTCGACCAATGCAAACCCTTGCTCACAAAATATCTGAAACCGGGGGCCTTCGCCATCATGGACAAGGGCTACGACAGCGATGCCATCCGTGCTTATGTGAACCAACTCGGCGGCGCCGCCGTCATAGCCTTGCACCCGAGCAGATCCTATAAACCCCCGTTTGACGAGCACCTCTATCGTGAACGCCACCGCATCGAAAACACCTTCGCCAAACTTAAACATTACCGCCGCATCTCCACTCGCTACGAAAAACTCCACGACTCCTTCGCCGCCATGCTCTCCCTCGCATGCATCCTCCTCTGGCTCCTCGCCTGA
- a CDS encoding sialate O-acetylesterase: protein MNHVATFFALTLLVSSLSCIAAPKPAALFSEHAVLQQGKPVPVWGTANPGEKIRVSWNAVSAETVTGDDGRWRVTLPALPSGPAADLVIMGDTTITLPDVIAGDVWLCSGQSNMVWHVSQAEGGRDDAKTADFPALRHFKVKRAKSSTPLTELEGQWQVASPKTVRGWSAVAFYFGRALHRQRGGVPVGLINTAWSGTDIEAWISSDALDASPAVRNRWQELAATWPAREESYKTALAAWEKAHAEAEAAGKLDTFNQRRPRAPVGPGSSSEPSVIFNGEIHPLIPYALAGMIWYQGENNASRPGEYAALQRSLIRDWRARWESPSLPFLFVQLPNYAAARKPLGTGWAAFRDEQARALSEPATGMAVAIDVGESRTVHPVKKREVGERLALLARAIAGGEKNIPASPRLLDANPDEGHAAIRLTFDTGGSPLVLRPAPADGAAPSAFQIAGADGNFMPASAVLENDDTLILKNPSVAAPLYARYAWINDPVATLFNQAGLPATPFRTDKETTR, encoded by the coding sequence ATGAACCACGTTGCGACATTCTTTGCCCTCACGCTTTTGGTATCCAGTTTATCATGCATTGCGGCACCCAAACCAGCCGCGCTGTTTTCCGAACACGCCGTTCTCCAGCAAGGCAAGCCCGTGCCCGTTTGGGGAACCGCCAACCCGGGTGAGAAAATCCGCGTGAGCTGGAATGCCGTCTCTGCCGAAACCGTTACCGGCGATGACGGACGCTGGCGCGTGACGCTGCCCGCGCTGCCATCCGGTCCGGCCGCCGATCTCGTCATCATGGGCGATACGACCATCACCCTCCCCGATGTGATCGCAGGCGACGTCTGGCTTTGCTCGGGCCAGAGCAACATGGTCTGGCACGTCAGCCAGGCCGAGGGAGGACGCGACGACGCAAAGACGGCCGACTTCCCCGCGCTCCGGCATTTCAAGGTGAAGCGCGCCAAATCCTCCACGCCCCTCACCGAACTCGAGGGCCAGTGGCAGGTCGCCTCTCCCAAAACCGTGCGCGGCTGGAGTGCCGTGGCGTTTTACTTCGGGCGCGCCCTGCACCGGCAACGCGGCGGCGTCCCCGTCGGCCTCATCAACACCGCCTGGAGCGGCACGGACATCGAAGCCTGGATCAGCAGCGACGCCCTCGATGCCTCGCCCGCCGTGCGCAACCGCTGGCAGGAACTCGCCGCCACCTGGCCGGCACGCGAAGAGAGCTACAAAACCGCCCTTGCCGCCTGGGAAAAAGCGCATGCCGAAGCGGAGGCCGCCGGAAAGCTCGATACGTTCAATCAGCGCCGGCCACGCGCCCCCGTCGGTCCCGGCAGCAGCTCCGAACCCTCGGTGATTTTCAACGGCGAAATTCACCCGCTGATTCCGTATGCGCTTGCCGGCATGATCTGGTATCAGGGCGAAAACAATGCGTCGCGGCCGGGCGAATACGCCGCGCTTCAGCGCAGCCTGATCCGCGACTGGCGTGCCCGTTGGGAATCGCCCTCGCTGCCCTTTCTCTTTGTGCAACTTCCCAACTACGCTGCCGCGCGCAAGCCGCTCGGCACCGGCTGGGCGGCCTTTCGCGATGAACAGGCTCGCGCGCTTTCCGAACCCGCCACTGGCATGGCCGTCGCCATCGACGTCGGCGAGTCCCGCACCGTGCATCCCGTCAAAAAACGCGAGGTCGGCGAACGCCTCGCCCTGCTCGCCCGCGCCATCGCCGGTGGCGAAAAAAATATTCCTGCCAGCCCGCGCCTGCTCGACGCCAACCCGGACGAGGGCCACGCCGCCATCCGTCTGACCTTCGACACAGGCGGCTCCCCGCTCGTCCTGCGCCCGGCCCCCGCCGACGGGGCCGCTCCCTCCGCGTTCCAGATCGCCGGAGCCGACGGCAATTTCATGCCCGCCAGCGCTGTCCTGGAAAATGACGATACCCTCATCCTGAAAAATCCTTCCGTAGCCGCGCCTCTCTATGCCCGCTACGCCTGGATCAACGATCCCGTGGCCACGCTTTTCAACCAGGCCGGCCTGCCCGCCACGCCCTTCCGTACCGACAAGGAGACAACCCGCTGA
- a CDS encoding oxidoreductase, which produces MSTQSSKPVGVGICGFGRSGCGIHAKALARMGERFVIKAVFDPLEARRSDYATLPSDVAAGIRPAASFEELLANPEVELVIVASPNLWHARQARQALAAGKHVLCEKPFGFTTADVDAMIAAAKAAGRVLQPFQQRRFEQDFQKVREVCASGRLGRITYVRTAWHGFSRRWDWQTLRTFGGGQLYNNGPHPLDHALELFGPGEPEVWCDLRRSLASGDAEDEVRILLRGKPGTESAEAPVIQIELLATAAYPDDRWLVCGTAGGLRGNGSRLDWKWVDWSTMPERPVDERPTPDRSYNSEKLAWETASWEPVVKADAGAGAPPAEQPVADMYDSLWRTIREGAPQLITPDAVRRRVAVLEKCYRQCGVPFPEGTLGA; this is translated from the coding sequence ATGAGTACTCAGTCATCAAAACCCGTCGGCGTCGGTATCTGCGGCTTCGGCCGCAGCGGTTGCGGCATTCACGCCAAGGCGCTCGCCCGCATGGGCGAGCGGTTCGTCATCAAGGCGGTCTTCGATCCGCTGGAGGCGCGGCGCAGCGATTATGCGACGCTGCCGTCCGATGTGGCGGCGGGGATTCGTCCGGCGGCTTCCTTTGAGGAATTGCTGGCCAATCCCGAAGTGGAACTGGTGATCGTGGCTTCGCCCAATCTCTGGCACGCGCGCCAGGCGCGGCAGGCGCTGGCGGCGGGCAAGCATGTGCTTTGCGAAAAACCGTTCGGTTTCACCACGGCCGACGTGGATGCGATGATCGCGGCGGCAAAGGCGGCGGGGCGGGTGCTGCAGCCATTCCAGCAACGGCGCTTCGAGCAGGATTTTCAGAAAGTGCGCGAGGTATGCGCGAGCGGACGGCTCGGGCGGATCACGTATGTGCGCACGGCATGGCACGGATTTTCGCGCCGCTGGGACTGGCAGACGCTGCGCACGTTTGGCGGCGGGCAGCTTTACAACAACGGTCCGCACCCGCTCGATCACGCGCTGGAGCTGTTCGGCCCGGGCGAGCCGGAAGTGTGGTGCGACCTGCGCCGTTCGCTGGCGAGCGGCGATGCGGAGGACGAGGTGCGCATCCTCCTCCGCGGCAAGCCGGGCACGGAGTCGGCGGAGGCGCCGGTGATCCAGATCGAGTTGCTCGCAACGGCCGCGTATCCGGACGACCGCTGGCTGGTGTGCGGCACCGCGGGCGGGCTGCGCGGCAACGGTTCGCGGCTCGACTGGAAGTGGGTGGACTGGTCCACGATGCCGGAGCGGCCGGTGGACGAGCGGCCCACGCCCGATCGCAGTTACAATTCGGAGAAGCTGGCATGGGAGACGGCCAGTTGGGAACCGGTCGTCAAGGCGGACGCCGGAGCGGGCGCGCCGCCCGCCGAGCAACCCGTGGCCGACATGTACGACAGCCTGTGGCGGACGATCCGCGAGGGCGCGCCGCAGCTCATCACTCCCGACGCGGTGCGCCGGCGCGTGGCCGTACTGGAAAAATGTTACAGGCAGTGCGGCGTGCCTTTCCCGGAAGGAACGCTCGGCGCATAA
- a CDS encoding lipase, whose amino-acid sequence MNLRLRSRVLLLFATITPVIAAASAVTPLPREVVYKTAGDVPLHLYIWEPAATMASTATTRARPALLFIHGGGWDHGRPLRKSVVQLAQKFADMGLVTFALQYRLIPGWKDMEKQSEAEKKAYGGVISDENTVFDSVRDARSAMRYLRLHAAELRIDPDRIAVAGGSAGGHLTAATTLFTGPDIDEPGEDTSVSCAANALVLFNPVIDTSRAGYGNKKIGARWQELSPVDHVRSGLPPVILFHGTADRTAPFAGAQKFHDAMLAAGNTCEFYPHEGGDHGYISKAPALLNEGLTRIENFLRRNAILPSLPLASPLTVK is encoded by the coding sequence ATGAACCTTCGCCTCCGGTCCCGCGTCCTTCTTCTTTTTGCAACGATCACTCCCGTCATCGCTGCGGCCTCCGCCGTCACGCCGCTTCCTCGCGAAGTCGTTTACAAAACGGCCGGTGACGTGCCGCTGCATCTCTACATTTGGGAACCTGCGGCCACGATGGCCTCCACCGCCACCACCCGCGCCCGGCCCGCGCTCCTCTTCATCCACGGCGGCGGCTGGGACCACGGACGCCCCTTGCGTAAAAGCGTCGTGCAACTCGCCCAAAAGTTTGCCGACATGGGGCTCGTTACCTTTGCGCTCCAGTATCGCCTCATCCCCGGCTGGAAGGACATGGAGAAACAAAGTGAAGCCGAGAAGAAAGCTTACGGTGGCGTTATCTCCGATGAAAACACTGTTTTCGACAGCGTGCGTGATGCGCGCTCCGCCATGCGCTACCTCCGCCTCCATGCCGCCGAACTCCGCATTGATCCCGATCGCATTGCCGTGGCGGGAGGCTCCGCCGGCGGCCACCTCACCGCGGCCACCACGCTCTTCACCGGCCCCGACATCGACGAACCCGGCGAAGACACCTCCGTCTCCTGCGCCGCCAACGCGCTCGTTCTCTTCAACCCGGTCATCGACACTTCCCGCGCCGGCTACGGCAACAAGAAGATCGGCGCCCGCTGGCAGGAACTCTCCCCCGTGGACCACGTTCGTTCCGGCCTCCCGCCTGTCATTCTTTTTCACGGCACCGCCGACCGGACGGCGCCGTTTGCCGGTGCGCAGAAATTCCACGACGCCATGCTTGCTGCTGGCAATACCTGCGAATTTTACCCCCACGAAGGCGGCGACCACGGCTACATCAGCAAAGCCCCCGCGCTCCTCAACGAAGGCCTGACTCGCATCGAAAATTTCCTCCGTCGCAACGCCATCCTCCCCTCCCTCCCGCTCGCCTCTCCGCTCACAGTGAAATGA
- a CDS encoding sodium:melibiose symporter produces the protein MIHKVQPTAPEDRVPVGRRMAFGMGNFSDHIGTDSLISNANPIFNIALHLDPRLLGLGIGICRLWDAITDPVVGVISDNARTRWGRRRPFMLAGALGAGLVFPLVWLVPQGFGSTGLFIWFTLGAMLFFTCQTFFTIPWTALGFELTPDYNERTRIMEWRAYLGTAVSLVVPWTYAFTQMPVWGGNTIVGARWMGVCVGVLIIVSGLVPILFLRERNFGKARGQEKTGLLKGIGMTLRNKPFMMMVAITLFTVVGSRTVQYLGFYIGLYYLFDGDTTKQGIYNGIFGNATLVVGIVSVFLLNRLSQRIGKRKSLALCLVLLVVSSLAKWALYDPAHPYLSLGVLVFTVPAGMGFWLLITSIKADICDDDELRTGLRREGSIASISAWISKLSTSATAVLAGVILTATGYHAAAGPEQAAGVIDKMRYCFYFIPSVTAIPALVLLYFFPITEARARETRRLLEERRGKL, from the coding sequence CTGATTCACAAAGTGCAGCCGACGGCGCCCGAAGACCGCGTGCCGGTGGGACGCCGGATGGCGTTTGGCATGGGAAATTTTTCGGACCACATCGGCACCGATTCCCTCATCAGCAACGCCAACCCGATCTTCAACATCGCGCTCCACCTCGACCCGCGTCTGCTCGGCCTGGGCATCGGCATCTGCCGGTTGTGGGACGCGATTACCGATCCGGTGGTCGGCGTCATTTCCGACAATGCCCGCACCCGCTGGGGACGCCGTCGCCCCTTCATGCTGGCGGGGGCGCTCGGAGCGGGACTCGTTTTCCCCCTGGTCTGGCTCGTCCCCCAAGGCTTCGGGAGCACGGGTTTGTTTATCTGGTTCACGCTCGGGGCGATGCTGTTTTTCACCTGCCAGACTTTTTTCACGATCCCGTGGACCGCGCTCGGATTCGAACTGACACCCGATTACAACGAACGCACCCGCATCATGGAGTGGCGCGCCTACCTTGGCACCGCCGTCAGTCTCGTGGTGCCGTGGACCTATGCGTTCACGCAAATGCCTGTGTGGGGCGGCAACACGATCGTCGGCGCACGCTGGATGGGTGTGTGCGTGGGGGTGTTGATCATCGTCAGCGGGCTCGTGCCCATCCTGTTCCTGCGCGAGCGCAATTTCGGAAAAGCCAGGGGCCAGGAAAAAACCGGGCTTCTGAAAGGCATAGGAATGACGCTGCGCAACAAGCCCTTCATGATGATGGTGGCGATCACGCTTTTCACCGTCGTGGGGTCGCGCACCGTGCAGTATCTCGGGTTCTACATCGGGCTTTATTACCTGTTCGATGGCGACACGACGAAGCAGGGCATCTACAACGGCATTTTTGGCAACGCCACGCTGGTGGTGGGGATTGTGTCGGTGTTTTTGCTGAACCGGCTCTCGCAACGCATCGGAAAACGGAAATCCCTCGCACTCTGCCTGGTGCTTCTCGTCGTCAGTTCTCTCGCAAAATGGGCGCTTTACGATCCGGCGCACCCGTACCTCAGCCTGGGCGTGCTTGTGTTCACGGTGCCGGCGGGGATGGGGTTCTGGCTGCTGATCACGTCGATCAAGGCGGATATTTGCGACGATGACGAATTGCGCACGGGTTTGCGCCGCGAGGGTTCCATTGCCTCGATCTCGGCATGGATTTCCAAGCTCTCGACCTCGGCCACGGCGGTGCTGGCGGGTGTGATTCTGACCGCCACCGGCTATCATGCGGCCGCCGGTCCGGAGCAGGCGGCGGGTGTCATCGACAAGATGCGCTACTGTTTTTACTTTATCCCGTCGGTCACGGCGATTCCGGCCCTGGTGCTGTTGTATTTTTTCCCGATTACCGAAGCGCGCGCACGCGAGACGCGGCGATTGCTCGAAGAGCGGCGCGGAAAACTCTGA
- a CDS encoding glycoside hydrolase family 42 has translation MMSRSSSRTARAAFCLAACIAILSALPASADPLDNVSAYSLQIGSDGVPLPGHFRMGLRGGGAAGQPHLTVHSGFNVWQVQPDNNKFAQGVPFRDAGEPEYNLNERYGYFYYTQARAALALRRGKPRPPGQIGPYHFPPFVQEDGKPAPSNLLINIFTDTARAYFTDYAKTLATSSWGQGPVAKPTLFWGMDNEWEGRLDYAPEARQAYIAWLKTRYRDLDDINHTWGTRFRSFDELRDSALPTTAEFATRPGEFLVWHTFHREAFTSLLADMADALHTNDPHHRPVVYKSTQQSIEYPFVKRSRVFDQVLFGERARAFGGGHIGVNIYGAGDRQAYETNYIYNIIRPLDDALNSDGHHGVMCPELNNHSGPGHQWGATFWRVLPNGLKAANFFTTGYEGAKGDYATFGHFAPDGTARAKMFYSARWAHMVHRTEALWTAARPAPDMPRIAMLLPRRDVILAERTDRRVSKWAYPMNHRVMVYGWLREQGYWVDVIPETKLDAAYLSKNYNALVLIGAEHLATSEADAITRYVRDGGVLLADERPGHFDELHREKRQLEPILGVALGRYDNTPSSRFTFGKRQAPLTGVRATGRLELRTTSPTAKTLLATDDARPLVTTNTAGKGRVIHLAFMTGDLREDVNLPVEVSTFTSSHGNETADTGDAGTPQPGGAVSRWLAGLLSDAGVAPAYTARGITAAEAAILRVEQPVTDSLGNLAVVATVRGSADPDERVPSATLDLPLPGGPWTRALWGSAEDAGLSYVEIRPVPGGAPQNLHRVKLPAIETAGILYLLKTHSPLISIPKIDTPDRAIDGHAARVRPGASFQVKTRLVNPTSAAAPAGRLRLAAVQGWTVTPSDAATGELAPGQAADITFTVTPSDASALKRNWLYPLVARWSSEGTDRSIAAANVEAWLQD, from the coding sequence ATGATGTCCCGCTCCTCCTCCCGAACAGCTCGCGCTGCTTTTTGCCTCGCTGCCTGTATTGCCATATTGTCGGCGTTGCCCGCCTCCGCTGACCCGCTCGACAACGTATCGGCTTATTCACTGCAAATCGGTTCTGATGGTGTTCCTCTGCCCGGCCACTTTCGCATGGGCCTGAGAGGCGGAGGTGCCGCCGGACAACCACACCTCACTGTCCACTCCGGGTTCAACGTCTGGCAAGTGCAGCCCGACAATAACAAATTCGCACAAGGAGTGCCCTTCCGTGATGCGGGCGAACCCGAGTACAATCTCAACGAACGTTACGGCTATTTTTATTACACCCAAGCTCGCGCCGCCCTTGCTCTCCGTCGCGGCAAGCCACGCCCTCCCGGTCAAATTGGCCCCTACCACTTTCCGCCCTTTGTTCAGGAAGACGGCAAACCCGCTCCCTCAAACCTCCTCATTAACATCTTCACCGACACTGCCCGCGCCTACTTCACCGACTACGCCAAAACTCTCGCAACCTCCTCTTGGGGACAGGGGCCTGTTGCCAAACCGACCCTTTTCTGGGGCATGGATAACGAATGGGAAGGCCGTCTCGATTACGCTCCCGAAGCTCGCCAGGCCTACATTGCGTGGCTCAAAACCCGTTACCGCGATCTCGACGACATCAATCACACTTGGGGCACCCGATTCCGCTCCTTTGACGAGCTTCGCGATTCCGCCCTGCCCACAACCGCCGAATTTGCCACCCGCCCCGGCGAATTTCTCGTCTGGCACACTTTCCATCGCGAAGCCTTCACCTCGCTTCTCGCCGATATGGCGGACGCCTTGCATACAAACGATCCGCACCACCGCCCGGTTGTCTATAAAAGCACGCAACAGAGCATCGAATACCCCTTCGTCAAACGATCGAGAGTCTTTGATCAAGTCCTCTTTGGCGAACGTGCCCGCGCCTTTGGTGGCGGCCACATCGGTGTCAACATATATGGAGCCGGAGACCGCCAGGCTTACGAAACCAACTACATTTACAACATCATCCGTCCCCTCGACGACGCACTCAATTCCGACGGGCACCACGGTGTCATGTGTCCCGAGCTCAACAACCACAGCGGCCCCGGTCATCAGTGGGGAGCCACTTTCTGGCGCGTGCTTCCCAACGGCCTCAAAGCCGCCAACTTTTTTACCACCGGCTATGAAGGTGCTAAAGGCGACTATGCAACCTTCGGGCATTTCGCGCCGGACGGCACTGCGCGCGCCAAAATGTTTTATTCCGCCCGCTGGGCGCACATGGTTCACCGCACCGAGGCACTCTGGACTGCGGCCCGCCCCGCGCCGGACATGCCTCGCATCGCCATGCTGCTTCCTCGCCGCGACGTCATTCTCGCCGAGCGCACCGACCGCCGTGTATCCAAATGGGCCTATCCCATGAATCACCGCGTCATGGTTTATGGCTGGCTGCGCGAACAGGGCTACTGGGTGGACGTCATCCCCGAGACAAAGCTCGACGCCGCGTATCTGTCAAAAAACTACAATGCCCTCGTCCTCATCGGCGCCGAACACCTTGCCACCTCCGAAGCTGACGCCATCACCCGCTACGTCCGCGACGGCGGCGTCCTCCTCGCCGACGAACGCCCCGGTCACTTCGACGAACTCCACCGCGAAAAACGCCAGCTCGAACCCATCCTCGGCGTAGCGCTCGGTCGTTACGACAACACTCCCTCCTCCCGTTTCACATTTGGCAAACGTCAGGCTCCGCTCACCGGTGTGCGTGCCACCGGTCGCCTCGAACTCCGCACCACCAGCCCGACAGCCAAAACCCTCCTCGCCACCGACGACGCCCGACCCCTCGTCACCACCAACACCGCCGGGAAAGGCCGGGTCATTCACCTCGCCTTCATGACGGGTGATCTCCGCGAGGACGTCAATCTCCCCGTCGAAGTCTCCACTTTCACCTCCTCGCACGGCAATGAAACCGCCGACACCGGAGATGCCGGCACGCCGCAACCCGGCGGCGCCGTCAGTCGCTGGCTGGCCGGCCTCCTGAGCGACGCCGGAGTCGCACCCGCTTATACTGCACGCGGCATCACCGCAGCCGAAGCCGCCATCCTTCGCGTCGAGCAACCCGTCACCGATTCGCTCGGCAACCTCGCCGTTGTCGCCACCGTGCGTGGCTCCGCCGATCCCGACGAACGCGTCCCTTCCGCCACACTCGATCTTCCGCTTCCCGGCGGCCCTTGGACCCGCGCCCTCTGGGGCTCCGCCGAAGACGCCGGCCTGAGCTATGTCGAAATCAGGCCTGTCCCCGGCGGCGCACCACAAAACCTCCACCGTGTAAAACTTCCCGCCATCGAAACCGCCGGCATATTGTATCTTCTCAAAACCCATTCTCCGCTCATCAGTATCCCGAAAATAGATACTCCGGACCGCGCCATCGACGGCCACGCCGCCCGCGTGCGTCCCGGTGCCTCGTTCCAGGTCAAAACCCGGCTCGTAAATCCGACCTCCGCCGCCGCTCCCGCCGGACGCCTCCGTCTCGCCGCCGTGCAAGGCTGGACGGTGACGCCTTCCGATGCCGCCACCGGCGAACTCGCTCCCGGACAGGCTGCGGATATTACCTTCACCGTCACTCCCTCCGACGCCTCCGCGCTGAAACGCAACTGGCTCTATCCTCTCGTTGCCCGTTGGTCCAGCGAGGGCACCGACCGCTCCATTGCCGCCGCCAATGTCGAAGCCTGGCTTCAGGACTGA
- a CDS encoding sugar phosphate isomerase, translating to MKTNPSSFDLARELGVKSYSFRHIKDNADVAAAVRHCGADGIDLSACHVNYDDVAQQEQALAAYRAAGVRVSGIGVVGLRPDDAWNRRFFEFARRAGCDVVSCSFDPEGHEETLRNAEKLGEEFGMRVAIHNHGGKHWLGNATILDYVFRRTGARVGLCLDTAWCLQAGEDPVTWLEKFGVRLFGVHLKDFVFDEKGRPRDTVVGSGALDLPAFLKVFRTLPFTGSAVVEYEGDDAVEATARCVEAIRTTWAGVDA from the coding sequence ATGAAAACCAATCCATCTTCTTTCGATCTCGCCCGTGAACTGGGCGTGAAGAGCTATTCGTTTCGCCATATCAAGGACAACGCCGACGTCGCCGCGGCGGTCCGGCATTGCGGCGCCGACGGCATCGACCTGTCGGCATGCCATGTGAACTACGACGACGTGGCGCAACAGGAACAGGCGCTGGCGGCGTATCGCGCGGCAGGCGTGCGGGTGAGCGGGATCGGCGTGGTGGGGCTGCGGCCCGACGACGCGTGGAACCGCCGGTTTTTTGAATTCGCGCGTCGCGCCGGGTGCGACGTCGTGAGCTGTTCGTTCGATCCCGAAGGTCACGAGGAGACGTTGCGAAATGCGGAAAAACTTGGCGAAGAGTTCGGCATGCGCGTCGCGATTCATAACCACGGCGGAAAACACTGGCTCGGGAATGCCACGATCCTGGACTACGTTTTCCGGAGAACAGGAGCCCGCGTCGGGCTTTGTCTCGACACCGCCTGGTGTTTGCAGGCGGGCGAAGATCCGGTGACGTGGCTGGAAAAATTCGGCGTGCGGCTGTTCGGGGTGCACCTGAAGGATTTTGTGTTCGACGAAAAAGGCCGGCCCCGCGACACGGTCGTGGGTAGCGGGGCGCTGGATCTGCCGGCATTCCTGAAGGTTTTCCGGACGCTGCCCTTCACCGGTTCGGCGGTCGTCGAATACGAGGGCGACGACGCCGTGGAGGCGACGGCCCGTTGCGTGGAAGCGATCCGGACGACGTGGGCGGGAGTGGACGCCTGA
- a CDS encoding AraC family transcriptional regulator yields the protein MTRRAGRRRSCCDGIVSCPLFFPIQAIRLHSHRFQAGYAFRAHTQAFHQFYCVLDGVVAQRVEGTVHRLRAGEGVWIAPGLEREPRAESQSGQYMVVDFSPPWPELGAGSGMACKLDRRALADARELAALRAVVTANLRVAILFHRLCLSVLPVKWFDRLPAGDGARAGGPIRAGKARTVAEELARVERIEQMMSANTGNPLRLEELAALSGLSRSALGRLFVAHRNESPCARFRTIRLERARQLLEDGERSVTEVAMETGFSTSQHFAGAFRKKFGRSPSEVLKGTAQSR from the coding sequence ATGACTCGACGCGCCGGTCGGCGGAGGTCATGCTGTGACGGCATTGTGAGTTGCCCGCTGTTTTTTCCCATTCAGGCGATCCGCCTGCATTCGCACCGGTTTCAGGCGGGGTATGCGTTTCGCGCGCACACGCAGGCGTTTCACCAGTTTTATTGCGTGCTGGATGGCGTCGTTGCGCAACGGGTGGAAGGCACGGTGCACCGGCTGCGCGCAGGCGAGGGCGTATGGATCGCGCCAGGACTGGAGCGCGAGCCGCGTGCGGAGAGCCAGTCGGGGCAATACATGGTGGTGGATTTCTCGCCACCCTGGCCGGAACTGGGCGCCGGAAGCGGGATGGCCTGCAAGCTCGACCGCAGGGCACTGGCCGATGCACGGGAACTGGCAGCGCTTCGCGCGGTGGTGACAGCGAACCTGCGCGTGGCGATTCTGTTTCACCGTTTGTGCCTGAGCGTGTTGCCGGTGAAGTGGTTTGACCGGTTGCCGGCAGGTGATGGCGCCAGGGCAGGCGGACCGATCAGGGCAGGCAAGGCGCGGACGGTGGCGGAGGAGCTGGCCCGGGTGGAGCGGATCGAGCAGATGATGTCGGCGAATACGGGCAATCCGCTGCGGCTGGAGGAGTTGGCGGCGCTTTCGGGCCTGTCGCGCTCGGCGCTGGGGCGGTTGTTTGTGGCGCATCGCAACGAGTCGCCCTGCGCGCGTTTCCGGACGATCCGGCTGGAGCGGGCGAGGCAATTGCTGGAAGACGGCGAGCGGTCGGTCACGGAGGTGGCGATGGAAACGGGGTTTTCCACGTCGCAACATTTCGCGGGGGCGTTCCGGAAAAAATTCGGACGCAGCCCGTCGGAGGTTCTGAAGGGGACCGCTCAATCACGCTAG